AAGTTTCTAAAAACAAACCTTAAATAATGGCTGCAAAAACCCCTCAACAGGTTATTCAAGAACTAGGTCAAAATAAAATTAAACCACTTTATATTCTTCACGGTGATGAAAATTTCTTTTTGGACCAAATAGGTAGCACCCTTCTCCAAAATGTTATTCCTGAACATGAAAAAGGTTTCAATGAAGTTATATTATATGGGAAGGATATTAGCGTAGGTGATCTATTAAACAACGCACGACGGTTTCCTATGATGGCCGAAAAACAGTTGGTATATGTTCGCGAGGCTCACAGCATTCTAGATATAAATAATAAAGACAGCCAATCACTATTAGAGTCCTATGCGAAAAATCCGCTAGCCAGCACTGTATTGGTAATGCATTTTGGTAAAAGCCCTGATGCCAGAAAAGCTTGGCTTAAAGCGGCAAGTACAAATGGCGAGGTTGTAGCATCTAAACGCATTTATGATAACCAAGTACCCGATTTTATTGCATCTTACTGTAAAGCAAAAGGAATCCAGATAGCACCCAAAGCAATACATTTACTATTTGAGCAAGTTGGAAATAACCTAGAAGCAATATCTAAAGAAATTGACAAAATTGCGATTAACTTAAAGAATGGAGGGCAAATAGACGCCAATATCATTGAAGAGTTTGTTGGAATCAGTAAAGACTTTAATGTTTTTGAACTACAAAAAGCCATTACTTTCAAGGACAGGCCAAAGTGTTTTCAAATTATTAACTATTTTGCATCAAACACAAAGGATCATCCAATACAGCCAGTGATTACGATGCTCTTCGCCTACTTTACCAAAGTCTTGCTTGTTCATGCATCACCATCGAAAGATGATAGGAGCATAGCATCATTGTTAAGGGTGAACCCATTTTTTGTGAAAGATTACACATCTGCTGCTCGCAACTACAATATTGCCAAGATTATGGCCATTATTCATGCACTTAGAATAAGTGATCAGAACTCGAAAGGTGTTGAAAATGGCACTAAAACAGAAGGGGATATTTATAAAGAACTAATTTTTAGCATTTTAAACTAAAAAAAAGCTTCTCGTGTGAGAAGCTTTTTTAGTGTAGCGGAGACGGGAATCGAACCCGTGACCTCCGGGTTATGAATCCGACGCTCTAACCATCTGAGCTAC
This portion of the Spirosomataceae bacterium TFI 002 genome encodes:
- a CDS encoding DNA polymerase III, delta subunit, with protein sequence MAAKTPQQVIQELGQNKIKPLYILHGDENFFLDQIGSTLLQNVIPEHEKGFNEVILYGKDISVGDLLNNARRFPMMAEKQLVYVREAHSILDINNKDSQSLLESYAKNPLASTVLVMHFGKSPDARKAWLKAASTNGEVVASKRIYDNQVPDFIASYCKAKGIQIAPKAIHLLFEQVGNNLEAISKEIDKIAINLKNGGQIDANIIEEFVGISKDFNVFELQKAITFKDRPKCFQIINYFASNTKDHPIQPVITMLFAYFTKVLLVHASPSKDDRSIASLLRVNPFFVKDYTSAARNYNIAKIMAIIHALRISDQNSKGVENGTKTEGDIYKELIFSILN